From Phycodurus eques isolate BA_2022a chromosome 1, UOR_Pequ_1.1, whole genome shotgun sequence, one genomic window encodes:
- the LOC133414099 gene encoding LOW QUALITY PROTEIN: SAM pointed domain-containing Ets transcription factor-like (The sequence of the model RefSeq protein was modified relative to this genomic sequence to represent the inferred CDS: deleted 1 base in 1 codon) → MHQERKLNSTVTHLEQTDKPCMKVRMGSSGYDHMGSTGLPSLCISPPPDTRMAWKEETEDIKSRCSLLGLPELSWPGVYPTSYDELVSEELQMAEAAALPAQGLGTADPNLPMPSAAHNPPIDVQCEAEEYCLEQVQSMVVGEVLSDVNKACKLLNIAPDPLDWSCLHVYKWLLWTEHLYQLPQMSVLFKELNGRDMCSMTEGDFRQRSSQFGDMLYAHLDIWRSAAAMKDQCPLEDIKSANDASWCNCPSQPIHLWQFLQELLLKPHNYSRCIRWINKENGIFKIEDSSRVARLWGIRKNRPAMNYDKLSRSIRQYYKKGIIRKPDVSRRLVYQFVNPI, encoded by the exons ATGCATCAGGAGAGGAAACTGAACTCCACTGTCACCCACTTGGAGCAAACGGATAAG CCTTGCATGAAGGTGAGGATGGGGAGTTCAGGTTATGATCACATGGGCTCCACAGGACTTCCATCTCTCTGCATAAGTCCCCCACCTGATACTCGGATGGCCTGGAAGGAGGAGACAGAAGATATCAAATCTCGCTGCAGTTTGTTGGGCCTCCCAGAGCTCAGCTGGCCAGGAGTGTACCCTACCAGTTATGATGAGTTAGTGAGTGAAGAACTGCAGATGGCAGAGGCTGCTGCTCTCCCTGCTCAAGGTCTGGGAACTGCAGACCCAAACCTACCCATGCCCAGCGCAGCTCACAACCCTCCCATTGATGTGCAGTGTGAAGCAGAGGAATACTGTCTGGAGCAGGTCCAGTCGATGGTGGTGGGAGAA GTGCTGAGCGATGTCAACAAGGCTTGCAAGCTACTCAACATTGCACCAG ACCCACTCGACTGGAGCTGCTTGCATGTTTACAAGTGGCTGCTGTGGACGGAGCACTTGTACCAACTGCCACAGATGAGCGTCCTCTTCAAGGAACTGAATGGAAGGGATATGTGTTCCATGACAGAGGGTGACTTCAGACAACGCTCCTCGCAATTTGGAGACATGCTGTATGCTCATCTCGACATCTGGCGATCTG CTGCAGCAATGAAAGACCAGTGCCCACTAGAAGATATTAAGTCAG caaatgaCGCTTCTTGGTGCAACTGCCCCAGCCAGCCCATCCACTTGTGGCAGTTCCTTCAGGAGCTGCTCCTCAAGCCACACAACTACAGCCGCTGTATCCGCTGGATCAACAAAGAGAATG GGATTTTCAAAATAGAAGACTCGTCTCGTGTGGCCAGGCTATGGGGCATCAGGAAGAACCGTCCAGCAATGAACTATGACAAACTAAGTCGATCTATACGTCAGTACTACAAGAAGGGCATCATTCGAAAGCCGGATGTGTCACGCAGACTGGTCTACCAGTTTGTTAACCCTATATGA